A window of the Campylobacter massiliensis genome harbors these coding sequences:
- the glmS gene encoding glutamine--fructose-6-phosphate transaminase (isomerizing), protein MCGIVGYVGNREKREFILNGLKELEYRGYDSAGMAVMSLDGGCDKCAQEIAFFKAIGKLENLAKKSEGFSSSGEGVAIGHTRWATHGKPTEINAHPHLGEHSFVVHNGIIENYKELKEELEAKGVSFLSQTDTEVIVHLFEENLKTIGEPFKAYEATVARLHGAYATLLITKTAPGKIFFAKDAAPLAIGKSDEKEVFFASSDAPLIGLAKEVCYLDDKSYGFVSIDEIAVFKAAKKLSPSFAALPADKSYAQKEGYRFFMEKEIYEQSAVVSETLMGRVKEDAVGLENLTDEYLRNIDDIVICACGTSYHAALTSSYLFERLADTRAKVEIASEFRYRRPKLNKNALFIVISQSGETADTLEALKIAKQAGLKTLAICNVDNSSIVRLADDTLLTRAGIEKGVASTKAFATQVVTLWMLALQIAQAKASISKDELKSEIAALLHVPQILNISKEPQERIRRLAKHYLHGHGFFFIGRDIFYPLALEGALKLKEISYLHAEGYPAGEMKHGPIALADERLFTIALMPQTVLYEKTKSNVEELAARDAYILAISPEEFELSDDFIKTSKQAHPMSEFFEMMIILQLFALEIAVRLGNDVDMPRNLAKSVTVE, encoded by the coding sequence ATGTGTGGAATCGTCGGTTACGTCGGCAATAGAGAAAAAAGAGAGTTTATTTTAAACGGATTAAAAGAGCTTGAGTACCGCGGCTACGATAGCGCAGGCATGGCTGTGATGAGCCTGGATGGCGGTTGCGACAAATGCGCGCAAGAAATCGCCTTTTTCAAAGCCATCGGCAAGCTTGAAAATTTAGCCAAAAAATCAGAGGGCTTTAGCTCTAGCGGCGAAGGCGTCGCGATCGGACACACGCGTTGGGCTACGCACGGCAAACCTACCGAGATCAACGCTCACCCGCACCTTGGCGAGCACTCTTTCGTCGTTCACAACGGCATCATCGAAAACTACAAAGAGCTAAAAGAGGAGCTTGAAGCAAAGGGCGTTAGCTTCCTCAGCCAAACCGACACCGAGGTTATCGTGCATCTTTTTGAGGAAAATTTAAAAACTATCGGCGAGCCTTTTAAAGCATACGAGGCTACGGTAGCGCGCCTGCACGGTGCTTACGCGACGCTGCTTATCACCAAAACGGCTCCGGGCAAAATTTTCTTCGCCAAGGACGCCGCGCCGTTAGCTATCGGCAAAAGCGACGAAAAAGAGGTATTTTTCGCCTCCTCGGACGCCCCGCTGATCGGCTTAGCCAAAGAGGTGTGCTACCTAGACGACAAAAGCTACGGATTTGTTAGCATTGACGAGATCGCGGTTTTTAAAGCCGCAAAAAAACTAAGCCCGAGCTTTGCCGCGCTGCCAGCGGATAAAAGCTACGCGCAAAAAGAGGGCTACCGCTTTTTTATGGAAAAAGAGATCTATGAGCAAAGCGCGGTAGTGAGCGAAACGCTAATGGGACGCGTCAAAGAGGATGCGGTAGGTCTTGAAAATTTAACCGATGAGTACCTACGAAATATCGACGATATCGTGATCTGCGCGTGCGGCACGAGCTATCACGCAGCCCTTACGTCTAGCTACCTTTTCGAGCGTCTAGCAGACACGAGAGCTAAGGTCGAGATCGCTAGCGAATTTCGTTATAGGCGCCCAAAACTAAACAAAAACGCTCTTTTTATCGTCATCTCGCAAAGCGGCGAAACCGCCGACACCCTAGAAGCGCTAAAAATCGCCAAGCAAGCGGGGCTAAAGACGCTAGCCATCTGCAACGTCGATAACTCCTCGATCGTGCGCCTAGCGGACGACACTCTGTTAACTCGCGCCGGTATCGAAAAAGGCGTAGCCAGCACCAAAGCCTTCGCCACGCAGGTCGTGACGCTATGGATGCTAGCGCTGCAAATCGCGCAGGCTAAGGCATCAATAAGCAAAGACGAGCTAAAAAGCGAGATCGCGGCGCTCCTGCACGTCCCGCAAATTTTAAATATCAGCAAAGAGCCGCAAGAGCGCATCCGCCGCCTAGCCAAGCACTATTTGCACGGCCACGGATTCTTTTTTATCGGGCGAGATATATTTTACCCGCTAGCGCTAGAAGGCGCGCTAAAGCTCAAAGAGATCTCCTATCTGCACGCCGAGGGCTATCCAGCTGGCGAGATGAAGCATGGCCCTATCGCGCTTGCCGACGAGAGGCTCTTTACGATCGCGCTGATGCCGCAAACCGTCCTCTACGAAAAAACCAAGAGCAACGTCGAGGAGCTAGCTGCCCGCGACGCCTATATACTTGCGATTAGCCCCGAGGAGTTCGAGCTTAGCGACGATTTTATCAAAACGAGCAAGCAAGCTCACCCGATGAGTGAGTTTTTCGAGATGATGATCATCCTGCAGCTTTTTGCGCTGGAAATCGCCGTGAGGCTAGGCAACGACGTAGATATGCCGCGAAATCTCGCTAAAAGCGTGACTGTAGAGTAA
- a CDS encoding HD domain-containing protein: protein MALKGNLNGVLGGANLASQLKKLQGKGFANFIAKQSDELIKALCARVLDEIFADFNPDVDFIPFCVIATEKYADNLISTSSVLEILIAFKENAGFNVKFILKKLVAALEGSNLKLNIKICELDEIFESHKNDHKAKAAFSRIRYICGSRTLYKAARSEIYKTREFNAQENLKFYAKNLGAFNEIPNIRQEPDLKNDLGGTNDIYYLNCALNGFENEISMRSQALKFIDEKELSALNLATDFILCVKSAQNLTSDSDIFDPAKLNEITVLMQTKSKKTQENSSVISQKLFYCMHSVAVFSRYLVSSFYRSKFKSGVKFSQLRAARLKNGFYRFENTIYVPLHVRPRPLNTVLKQLLALGDAEYKFDVGTIFYLKRAQISKEDAEDSLALFRKILMRNHAHCIIKALLDAEILPVLVKPLEHAVNLAEFDGYHKFSVGEHCVLSVKFAENIKDKFVKSLYDELCIEGRTLLKLALLLHDAGKGLGGDHSVVGSNIFRAYAAKLNLSAKAVNIGVTLVRYHTLMNDVANREDIYDQRTIFSFISKLGDPQTLKLAYIVAYCVINATDEKLYTPYLARLLRELYGICLQSFEDENLLDEASRRVKKELSIRRNAKFAALSENLKEKIFAIRSNLLFAKYQPADIISIAWAAQNADKLSVQVQNHQSLSIEIYAQNYPNLAVLLSSLAHLDLGFMEIFELFDGKFYVKLEFNKNVKSSELETLKNLIEISLKSGASAQINRPIILKGELNFDPNHSQEYAKLGINAKDQRGLMAYVLGVFKEFDVKIANARIQTVKNRTRNLLLIQKREGVDLGEILKLLESE, encoded by the coding sequence GTGGCTTTAAAAGGAAATTTAAACGGCGTTTTAGGAGGCGCGAATTTAGCCTCGCAGCTAAAAAAGCTTCAAGGCAAGGGCTTTGCAAATTTCATTGCAAAGCAAAGCGACGAGCTAATAAAAGCTCTGTGCGCGCGGGTTTTGGACGAGATTTTCGCGGACTTTAACCCAGACGTCGATTTTATACCGTTTTGCGTCATCGCTACCGAAAAATACGCAGACAACCTCATCTCCACCAGTTCGGTTTTAGAAATTTTAATCGCCTTTAAAGAAAACGCGGGCTTTAACGTCAAATTTATCCTAAAAAAGCTAGTCGCCGCGCTGGAGGGCTCAAATTTAAAGCTAAATATCAAAATTTGCGAGCTGGACGAGATTTTCGAATCGCACAAAAACGATCACAAAGCAAAGGCCGCGTTTAGCCGCATCCGCTATATCTGCGGCTCGCGGACTCTTTATAAGGCCGCTCGCTCGGAGATTTATAAAACTCGCGAGTTTAACGCACAGGAAAATCTTAAATTTTACGCCAAAAATTTGGGCGCTTTTAACGAGATCCCAAATATTAGGCAAGAGCCCGATCTAAAAAACGACCTTGGCGGCACGAACGACATCTACTACCTAAACTGCGCTCTAAACGGCTTTGAAAACGAGATCAGCATGCGCTCGCAGGCTCTAAAATTTATCGACGAAAAGGAGCTTAGCGCGCTAAATTTGGCAACTGATTTTATCCTTTGCGTAAAATCGGCACAAAATTTAACCTCCGACTCCGACATTTTCGATCCCGCCAAGCTAAACGAGATCACCGTGCTCATGCAAACCAAGTCCAAAAAAACGCAAGAAAACAGTAGCGTCATCTCGCAAAAGCTCTTTTACTGCATGCACTCGGTCGCCGTTTTCTCGCGCTATCTGGTTTCTAGCTTTTATAGGAGCAAATTTAAAAGCGGGGTTAAATTTAGCCAGCTACGAGCCGCGCGGCTAAAAAACGGATTTTATAGGTTTGAAAATACGATTTACGTCCCGCTACACGTCCGCCCTAGGCCGCTAAATACCGTGCTAAAGCAGCTTTTGGCTCTTGGCGATGCGGAGTATAAATTTGACGTCGGGACGATCTTTTACCTAAAACGCGCGCAAATCAGCAAAGAGGACGCCGAGGACTCGCTCGCACTTTTTAGAAAAATTTTGATGCGAAACCACGCTCACTGCATTATCAAAGCGCTTTTGGACGCGGAGATTTTGCCCGTTTTGGTTAAACCGCTCGAACACGCCGTAAATTTGGCCGAATTTGACGGCTATCATAAATTTAGCGTCGGCGAACACTGCGTTTTAAGCGTCAAATTTGCCGAAAATATCAAAGATAAATTCGTAAAATCGCTCTACGACGAGCTTTGTATCGAGGGGCGCACGCTACTAAAGCTAGCATTGCTGCTGCATGACGCGGGCAAGGGTCTAGGCGGCGATCACTCGGTCGTTGGCTCAAATATATTTCGCGCCTACGCCGCAAAGCTAAATTTGAGCGCAAAAGCCGTAAATATCGGCGTTACGCTCGTGCGCTACCACACGCTGATGAACGACGTGGCAAACCGCGAGGACATCTACGATCAGCGCACGATTTTTAGCTTTATCTCAAAACTAGGCGATCCGCAAACCCTAAAACTCGCCTACATCGTCGCTTATTGCGTGATAAACGCGACCGACGAAAAGCTCTATACGCCCTATCTGGCGCGGCTTTTGCGCGAGCTTTACGGCATTTGCCTGCAAAGCTTCGAGGATGAAAATCTGCTTGATGAAGCTTCAAGGCGCGTAAAAAAGGAGCTTAGTATCAGGCGAAACGCTAAATTTGCGGCCTTAAGCGAAAATTTGAAAGAAAAAATCTTCGCTATCAGATCAAATTTACTCTTCGCTAAATACCAACCAGCAGACATCATCAGCATCGCCTGGGCCGCGCAAAACGCGGATAAACTAAGCGTGCAGGTACAAAATCATCAAAGCCTAAGCATCGAAATTTATGCGCAAAACTACCCGAATTTAGCGGTTTTGCTCTCGTCTTTGGCGCACCTTGATCTTGGATTTATGGAGATTTTCGAGCTGTTTGACGGTAAATTTTACGTCAAGCTAGAGTTTAACAAAAACGTAAAATCAAGCGAGCTGGAAACCTTAAAAAACCTCATCGAGATCTCGCTAAAAAGCGGAGCCTCGGCGCAGATAAATCGCCCGATAATACTAAAAGGCGAGCTAAATTTCGACCCGAATCACTCACAAGAGTACGCGAAGCTTGGCATAAACGCGAAAGATCAGCGCGGGCTGATGGCTTACGTATTGGGAGTTTTTAAGGAATTTGATGTAAAAATAGCCAACGCTAGAATCCAAACCGTAAAAAACAGGACGCGAAATTTGCTGCTTATCCAAAAGCGCGAGGGCGTGGATTTGGGCGAAATTTTAAAATTATTAGAAAGCGAGTAA
- the mqnE gene encoding aminofutalosine synthase MqnE yields MINLIEKLQSGERLDADECAGLYDLDLFTLGKFANAKRRKLHGKKVFFNVNRHINPTNICADVCKFCAFSANRKNPNPYTMSHEEILKIVEKSVAHGAKEIHIVSAHNPETSWQWYLEIFKKIKEKYPQIHVKALTAAEVDFLSRKHGLSYEEVVGKMLEYGVDSMPGGGAEIFDEEVRRKICKGKVSSENWLKIHRLWHEKGRESNATMLFGHVESRQNRIDHMLRIRDLQDKTGGFNAFIPLVYQRDNNYLKVENYPGSAEILKTFAISRLVLDNVAHIKAYWATSTINLAMVAQEFGADDLDGTIEKESIQSAAGAKSASGMSLRNFTDLIQTSGFVPVERDSLYNELKIYDN; encoded by the coding sequence TTGATAAATTTAATAGAAAAACTCCAAAGCGGCGAACGTCTGGACGCGGACGAATGCGCCGGCTTGTACGACCTAGACCTTTTTACGCTGGGTAAATTTGCAAACGCCAAACGGCGAAAACTGCACGGCAAAAAGGTATTTTTTAACGTAAATCGCCACATAAACCCAACCAACATCTGTGCGGACGTGTGTAAATTTTGCGCGTTTTCGGCAAACCGCAAAAACCCAAACCCATACACGATGAGCCACGAGGAAATACTAAAAATCGTCGAAAAAAGCGTCGCTCACGGCGCAAAAGAGATACATATCGTCTCGGCGCATAATCCCGAAACTTCGTGGCAGTGGTATTTGGAAATTTTTAAAAAAATAAAAGAAAAATACCCGCAAATCCACGTCAAAGCGCTAACTGCCGCGGAGGTTGATTTCCTCTCGCGAAAACACGGCCTTAGCTATGAAGAAGTCGTAGGAAAGATGCTCGAATACGGCGTGGACTCAATGCCTGGCGGCGGAGCGGAGATCTTTGACGAAGAGGTCAGGCGTAAAATCTGCAAAGGCAAGGTGAGCTCCGAAAACTGGCTCAAAATCCACCGCCTTTGGCATGAAAAAGGTAGAGAAAGCAACGCCACGATGCTGTTTGGCCACGTAGAAAGCAGGCAAAATCGCATCGACCATATGCTGCGAATCCGCGATTTGCAGGACAAAACTGGCGGATTTAACGCCTTTATCCCGCTAGTTTATCAGCGCGACAACAACTATCTAAAAGTAGAAAACTATCCCGGCTCGGCCGAAATTTTAAAGACTTTTGCGATCTCGCGTCTGGTGCTCGATAACGTCGCGCACATAAAGGCGTACTGGGCGACCTCGACGATAAATTTGGCCATGGTCGCGCAGGAATTCGGCGCCGACGATCTAGACGGCACGATAGAAAAAGAGAGCATTCAAAGCGCGGCCGGAGCGAAGTCGGCAAGCGGTATGAGTCTTAGAAATTTTACCGATCTCATTCAGACTTCGGGCTTTGTCCCGGTCGAGCGAGATAGCTTGTATAACGAACTAAAAATTTACGATAACTAA
- a CDS encoding NCS2 family permease, which produces MDFFKLKQNGTSVKTEFSAGLTTFLTMMYIVPVNAIIMSKTGMPMDALITATALITVIATVLNGIWANTPVAMSVGMGLNAYFTFGLVLGMQIPWQTALGVVFISGIIFVVLSFTNFRIWVLKSIPDDVRRSISAGIGAFIAFVGLQQMGVVVNNDAVLVGLGNLKDPNVILGFVGLFFVILFWAWKVKGAFIIAVFTTSVVAWIFGIAPYPKEFISLPASISPIFLELDIMGALSFALLPVIVTFFVTDLFDSIGTLAGVGNRAGIFDESNQKGVEKLEKTLEADAVATMVGSLVGVSTTTSFAESASGVEEGGKTGLTAVFCGLFFVLTIFMLPLFKAIPSSAIYPILVMVGVLMFSELGNINFKDPAIAISTFLIVILMPLTYSITTGLSFGFMAYLLVRIMRREWEYVNIGVIVLALISFIVFLVH; this is translated from the coding sequence TTGGATTTTTTTAAACTCAAGCAAAACGGCACTAGCGTAAAGACCGAGTTTAGCGCGGGACTCACGACCTTTTTAACGATGATGTATATCGTGCCCGTAAACGCGATAATCATGAGCAAAACGGGTATGCCGATGGACGCGCTCATCACGGCTACGGCGCTTATCACCGTGATCGCTACCGTGCTAAACGGTATATGGGCGAACACGCCTGTGGCTATGAGCGTGGGAATGGGCTTAAACGCGTACTTTACCTTTGGTCTCGTGCTAGGTATGCAAATACCGTGGCAGACCGCTCTGGGCGTGGTTTTCATCTCGGGTATAATTTTCGTAGTGCTATCTTTTACGAATTTTAGAATTTGGGTCTTAAAATCTATCCCGGACGACGTTAGACGCTCGATAAGCGCGGGCATAGGCGCCTTTATCGCCTTCGTCGGGCTTCAGCAAATGGGCGTAGTCGTAAACAACGACGCCGTACTGGTCGGGCTTGGAAATTTAAAAGATCCAAACGTTATTTTGGGCTTTGTGGGGCTGTTTTTCGTTATACTTTTTTGGGCATGGAAGGTTAAGGGCGCCTTCATCATCGCGGTATTTACGACCTCGGTAGTCGCTTGGATTTTCGGTATCGCGCCGTATCCGAAGGAGTTTATCTCGCTACCGGCTTCGATCTCGCCGATATTTTTAGAGCTTGACATCATGGGCGCGCTATCTTTTGCGCTGCTTCCTGTGATCGTTACATTTTTCGTGACCGATCTTTTCGACTCTATCGGTACGCTAGCGGGAGTGGGAAATAGAGCGGGGATCTTTGACGAGAGCAATCAAAAAGGCGTCGAAAAACTAGAAAAAACCCTCGAAGCCGACGCAGTAGCCACTATGGTCGGCTCGCTAGTCGGCGTTAGTACGACGACGTCGTTTGCCGAGAGCGCTAGCGGCGTAGAGGAGGGCGGCAAGACGGGACTAACGGCGGTATTTTGCGGACTATTTTTCGTGCTTACGATTTTTATGTTGCCGCTTTTTAAAGCTATCCCCTCAAGCGCGATATATCCGATACTCGTGATGGTGGGCGTGCTGATGTTTAGCGAGCTTGGAAATATAAATTTTAAAGATCCCGCTATCGCCATCTCGACATTTTTGATAGTTATTTTGATGCCGCTTACATATTCGATCACAACGGGACTTTCGTTTGGATTTATGGCGTATTTGCTGGTTCGTATCATGAGACGCGAGTGGGAATACGTAAATATCGGCGTTATCGTGCTTGCGCTTATTAGTTTTATAGTATTTTTAGTGCATTAA
- a CDS encoding phosphoribosyltransferase produces the protein MLKYPFEEFHKDVKIMVRDIKANFEPEVILAIARGGLTLGHFLASLLNNRNLFTLNSIHYEETKKLDTIDIFNIPDLSKFKKILVVDDMIDTGESMVAIKQELLKRFPHIELKIATIFYKRKALLLPDFTVREAHEWIEFFWEEQI, from the coding sequence ATGCTAAAGTATCCGTTTGAGGAATTTCACAAAGACGTAAAAATAATGGTACGAGATATCAAAGCAAATTTCGAGCCCGAGGTAATTTTAGCGATCGCCCGCGGCGGGCTTACTTTGGGGCACTTTTTAGCGAGCTTGCTAAATAACCGAAATCTTTTTACGTTAAACTCAATCCACTACGAAGAGACCAAAAAGCTCGATACTATCGATATCTTTAACATCCCTGATCTATCTAAATTTAAAAAAATTTTGGTAGTAGACGATATGATCGACACGGGCGAGAGTATGGTAGCTATCAAGCAAGAGCTTTTAAAGCGCTTCCCGCATATCGAGCTAAAGATCGCGACTATCTTTTATAAACGAAAAGCGCTTTTACTGCCCGACTTTACGGTAAGAGAAGCGCACGAGTGGATAGAGTTTTTCTGGGAAGAGCAAATTTAA
- a CDS encoding glycosyltransferase family 39 protein codes for MLRSETFLLFIICLIDFCFLSYAISTLSISYYEADAFYNSPKISAILARFSVEVFGQNDYALRLPFVICHIFSVALLYKVSKQILKRKFDRVVSAVVFILLPATMASAILVNDAGIIIALSLLSIYLYQLRKMLAFYALLCVLPFVSGAFLVYFSAIFAFGVYRRDARMAWVAALLFALCFYFYGFDSGGKPRGHLLDTVSIFAAAFSPFVFVYFVYAMYRIWIKEAKNLLWFVCITAFLFCLFLSIRQRLELENYLPFCVISVPILIRVFFSSYRVRLPMFRRGYKILASFAAASLLVGFLFVLFNEMLYGILKDPTKHFVYRYHVAKELAKELKNEGVEKIFTGDKKLDLRLKFYGIDARPDANLRLANLDLKDNYGNIAVYKFGVKIANFKIIKDD; via the coding sequence ATGTTGCGCTCGGAAACGTTCTTACTTTTTATCATCTGCCTTATTGATTTTTGCTTTTTGTCGTATGCGATTAGTACGCTTAGCATTAGCTACTACGAGGCGGATGCGTTTTATAATTCGCCTAAAATTTCAGCCATTTTGGCTAGATTTTCGGTTGAGGTTTTTGGGCAAAACGACTATGCTTTGCGCCTTCCTTTCGTTATTTGCCATATTTTTAGCGTCGCGCTGCTTTATAAGGTATCAAAGCAAATTTTAAAACGTAAATTTGACCGAGTAGTAAGCGCAGTCGTGTTTATATTGCTTCCTGCGACGATGGCGTCGGCGATCTTGGTAAACGACGCCGGCATCATAATCGCGCTTTCGCTTTTAAGTATTTATCTTTATCAACTACGCAAAATGCTAGCCTTTTACGCGCTTTTATGCGTGTTGCCTTTTGTTAGCGGCGCATTTTTGGTTTATTTTTCGGCTATTTTTGCATTCGGCGTTTATAGGCGCGACGCTAGGATGGCGTGGGTTGCGGCGCTGCTTTTTGCGCTTTGCTTTTACTTTTACGGATTTGACTCGGGCGGCAAGCCTAGAGGCCATTTGCTTGATACCGTGAGTATTTTTGCCGCCGCATTTTCGCCTTTTGTTTTCGTCTATTTTGTATATGCGATGTATAGAATTTGGATAAAAGAGGCTAAAAATTTACTCTGGTTCGTCTGCATAACGGCATTTTTGTTTTGCTTGTTTTTGTCGATCAGGCAGCGCCTGGAGCTCGAAAACTACTTACCTTTTTGCGTTATTTCCGTGCCGATTTTGATTCGAGTATTTTTTAGTTCGTACCGCGTGAGGCTACCGATGTTTAGACGCGGATATAAAATTTTAGCTTCTTTTGCGGCGGCTTCTTTGCTAGTCGGATTTTTGTTCGTACTTTTTAACGAGATGCTTTACGGCATACTAAAAGACCCGACCAAGCATTTTGTTTACAGATATCATGTAGCAAAAGAGCTTGCAAAAGAGCTAAAAAATGAAGGCGTAGAAAAAATTTTCACGGGTGATAAAAAGCTAGATTTGAGACTTAAATTTTACGGCATAGATGCGCGTCCGGACGCAAATTTACGACTAGCAAATTTGGACTTAAAAGATAATTATGGTAATATAGCGGTCTATAAATTCGGCGTAAAAATCGCAAATTTTAAAATTATAAAAGATGATTAG
- a CDS encoding prepilin-type N-terminal cleavage/methylation domain-containing protein — MKKAFTMLELVVVIVVIGIIAAAALPRINDDHIAEAADQVMSHIRYTQHLAMQDSKVGDGDKWYKKRWSIGFTEAKVCGDAKGNWKYTIYFDDSEKGNPNSAKEVAKDPQNPSKFMSAGWSGGDTYCDRVSSKFNLTKKFGIVAGNDGIKLGEECGKNGLQTISFDEFGRPMQSVSTTSGGGAKSGYDRLIHGDESCTITLKTAKKQAVITVSPETGYLQVAYSDR; from the coding sequence ATGAAAAAAGCTTTTACTATGCTAGAGCTTGTCGTTGTGATCGTGGTAATAGGAATAATAGCCGCCGCTGCGCTACCGAGAATAAACGACGATCATATCGCAGAGGCTGCTGACCAAGTGATGTCGCATATCCGTTATACTCAGCACCTAGCTATGCAGGATAGTAAAGTGGGTGACGGAGACAAATGGTATAAGAAGAGATGGAGTATAGGCTTTACTGAGGCGAAGGTTTGCGGTGATGCTAAAGGTAATTGGAAATATACTATTTATTTTGATGATAGCGAAAAGGGCAACCCAAATTCTGCAAAAGAAGTAGCTAAAGATCCTCAAAATCCGAGTAAATTTATGAGCGCTGGCTGGAGTGGTGGCGATACTTATTGTGATCGAGTTAGTAGTAAATTTAACCTAACAAAAAAATTTGGAATAGTTGCTGGAAATGATGGCATAAAACTTGGTGAAGAATGTGGAAAAAACGGTTTGCAAACGATTTCATTTGATGAATTTGGTAGACCTATGCAAAGCGTGAGCACTACTAGTGGTGGTGGAGCAAAAAGTGGCTATGATAGATTAATTCATGGCGATGAAAGCTGCACAATAACTTTAAAAACAGCCAAAAAACAAGCAGTAATCACGGTGTCGCCTGAGACTGGGTATCTTCAAGTTGCATATTCCGATAGATAA
- a CDS encoding autotransporter outer membrane beta-barrel domain-containing protein — translation MMNGGVLNGADKLTLIEATNGDVTYPTDMSNQTGQLQAGISALYQFELKKDDGANKKLFAVVKNDERGGPLLLPYPKNILETMIGEFGILLSSSDLTSSMSLQTDGNGVFASTIASSTRLKSGSHVDLKSFNAAVGLAKEFEENKAGAFVEFGGGKYDSFNDFDKIDVRGSGKFKYIGLGIIAKFNLPNSFYISSGFKAGEIKSDYESDMPAITTAKYEATRGYYSAHLGLGKIININDASNIDMYSKVLLNKLGKKEVEVVGDKFLLDSTVSLLGKLGFRYNYTLSEKLDVYAGASYEREFKGEAKGHNLTHNAAIASPSIKGNTYSTEFGAKLNTANNIKLDFNLQGMAEKKRGFNGGIGAEWRF, via the coding sequence ATGATGAACGGCGGGGTACTTAACGGCGCAGACAAACTAACTCTAATAGAAGCAACAAATGGCGACGTAACGTATCCAACCGATATGAGTAACCAAACGGGACAATTGCAGGCCGGGATTTCTGCACTATATCAATTTGAACTAAAAAAAGACGATGGAGCCAATAAAAAGCTTTTTGCAGTAGTAAAAAATGACGAAAGAGGCGGACCGCTCCTGCTTCCATACCCTAAAAATATATTAGAAACTATGATTGGCGAGTTTGGCATACTGCTATCAAGTTCTGATTTAACATCGTCCATGAGTCTTCAAACAGATGGCAACGGGGTCTTTGCCTCCACAATCGCATCTAGCACCAGACTCAAATCAGGCTCTCACGTCGATCTAAAAAGCTTTAACGCCGCCGTCGGTCTCGCTAAAGAATTTGAAGAAAACAAAGCCGGAGCATTTGTAGAGTTTGGCGGCGGTAAATATGATAGCTTTAACGACTTTGACAAAATAGACGTAAGGGGCAGCGGTAAATTTAAATACATAGGTCTTGGTATAATTGCTAAGTTTAACCTGCCTAATAGCTTTTATATAAGCTCAGGCTTTAAAGCAGGCGAGATAAAAAGCGACTACGAAAGTGATATGCCCGCAATCACTACGGCTAAGTATGAAGCTACGAGAGGTTACTATTCGGCCCACCTAGGTCTAGGCAAGATAATAAATATAAATGATGCATCAAACATAGATATGTACTCTAAAGTACTTTTAAATAAACTAGGCAAAAAAGAGGTGGAAGTAGTGGGAGATAAATTTCTTTTAGACTCTACCGTATCGTTACTGGGCAAACTGGGCTTTAGGTACAATTATACTCTAAGTGAAAAGCTTGATGTCTACGCCGGCGCTAGCTACGAAAGAGAATTTAAAGGAGAGGCTAAAGGACACAATCTCACCCATAATGCAGCAATAGCGAGTCCAAGTATAAAAGGAAATACCTATAGCACAGAGTTTGGAGCCAAACTCAATACCGCTAATAATATAAAGCTAGACTTTAACTTGCAGGGTATGGCAGAAAAGAAAAGAGGCTTTAATGGCGGAATAGGAGCCGAGTGGAGATTTTAG